A window of Oceanimonas doudoroffii genomic DNA:
TGGAAAAGGCCGGGGATCTGGCGGCCATGCTCACCAATCTCGAGCCCGGTGATGTGCTGTTTATCGATGAAATTCACCGCCTGAGCCCGGTGGTGGAAGAAATCCTCTACCCGGCGATGGAAGACTACCAGCTCGACATCATGATCGGGGAAGGCCCCGCCGCTCGCTCCATCAAGCTGGAGCTGCCGCCCTTTACCCTGGTGGGCGCCACCACCCGGGCCGGCTCGCTGACCTCGCCCCTGCGGGACCGCTTTGGCATCGTACAGCGGCTGGAGTTCTACCAGGTATCGGATCTGGCCCATATCATCAGCCGCAGCGCCGGCAAGCTGGGTCTGGATATCGACGACGACGGCGCCCTGGAAATGGCCCGCCGGGCCCGGGGCACGCCGCGCATTGCCAACCGGCTGCTGCGCCGGGTGCGGGACTTTGCCGAGGTCAAGGGCAGCGGCGCCATCGACGCCGCCATTGCCGCCCAGGCCCTGGATATGCTGGATGTGGACAAGCAGGGCTTTGACTACATGGATCGCAAGCTGCTGACGGCGGTACTCGACAAGTTCATGGGCGGCCCGGTGGGCCTCGACAACCTGGCCGCGGCCATCGGCGAGGAAAAGGAAACCATCGAAGAC
This region includes:
- the ruvB gene encoding Holliday junction branch migration DNA helicase RuvB; this translates as MIEADRFINPAPRQEEEAIDRAIRPRALADYRGQDHVRGQMEIFIEAARRREEALDHLLIFGPPGLGKTTLANIVANEMGVSIKTTSGPVLEKAGDLAAMLTNLEPGDVLFIDEIHRLSPVVEEILYPAMEDYQLDIMIGEGPAARSIKLELPPFTLVGATTRAGSLTSPLRDRFGIVQRLEFYQVSDLAHIISRSAGKLGLDIDDDGALEMARRARGTPRIANRLLRRVRDFAEVKGSGAIDAAIAAQALDMLDVDKQGFDYMDRKLLTAVLDKFMGGPVGLDNLAAAIGEEKETIEDVIEPYLIQQGFLQRTPRGRLATPRAYLHFGFDLPEA